A window from Gallus gallus isolate bGalGal1 chromosome 5, bGalGal1.mat.broiler.GRCg7b, whole genome shotgun sequence encodes these proteins:
- the DLL4 gene encoding delta-like protein 4 isoform X1: protein MRGNYINRSEGSKFPIYRALPAPAEGGAVPTRRPRSQPEGSGVYKAQDWRPEGTAAPGFTSRPAGGAALRARRSFWGIQSERREDESAARLRPDAAVSAFAAGNGRSDGERGWRGVSGCWPRRDGAVLCSFVQSASGSGVFQLKLHEFVNSRGALASGEPCAPHCRTFFRVCLKHFQAVVSPGSCTFGSIITPVLGVNSFSIRDTERFDSPIKLPFNFTWPGTFSLIIQAWHAPANYLPQGSRPPPEEWLISQMAIQRSLAVGEVWSQDVQSSPLTQLRYSYRVVCSENYYGESCSRLCKRRDDRFGHYVCEADGSLTCLPGWTGEYCTKPICLSGCAEQNGYCTKPGECICRSGWQGRYCDECIPHIGCRHGTCKTQWQCICDEGWGGLFCDQDLNYCTHHRPCKNGATCMNTGQGSYTCSCKPGFTGVDCEHEISECDSNPCRNGGSCTDMENGYRCVCPPGYYGAHCEHSALTCIDSPCFNGGTCLEKEQGASYTCVCPFGFTGSNCEKKVDRCTSNPCANDGNCFYLGQIRVCRCRAGFSGQKCEININDCARSPCSNGGTCHDLINDYTCTCLPGYSGRNCDIKTRDECASGPCENGGTCYSGLYSANFVCYCPSGFMGSRCELPVYSVPITLPPKPVPWIAISMGVGLVALLILFCMIAMVIRQMRMQPQQDLETMNNLSDFQKDNLIPASQLKNTNKNKDLEVDCGLEKSNYKPKNHKLDYNLVKDLTSRGTQEDKYYKSEKCLGEKSPLRLHSEKPECRISAICSPRDSMYQSVFVITEERNECIIATEV, encoded by the exons ATGCGAGGCAACTATATAAACCGCTCGGAGGGAAGCAAGTTTCCCATTTACCGAGCGCTGCCGGCCCCCGCCGAAGGAGGAGCCGTCCCGACGAGGCGTCCCCGTTCCCAGCCCGAGGGCTCTGGAGTTTATAAAGCGCAGGATTGGCGCCCCGAGGGCACGGCCGCACCTGGATTTACCTCCCGTCCCGCGGGCGGCGCCGCTCTCCGCGCTCGGCGGAGCTTTTGGGGAATACAGAGCGAGCGGCGCGAGGATGAGAGCGCGGCGCGCCTGCGGCCTGACGCTGCTGTTAGTGCTTTTGCAGCAGGTAACGGTCGGAGCGACGGCGAGAGGGGCTGGCGAGGTGTCAGTGGGTGCTGGCCGAGGCGTGACGGGGCTGTGTTGTGTTCCTTTGTGCAGAGCGCGTCCGGCTCCGGCGTCTTCCAGCTGAAGCTGCACGAGTTCGTCAACAGCCGCGGGGCGCTGGCCAGCGGAGAGCCCTGCGCCCCGCACTGCCGCACCTTCTTCCGCGTCTGCCTCAAGCACTTCCAGGCGGTGGTGTCGCCGGGCTCCTGCACCTTCGGCAGCATCATCACCCCGGTGCTGGGGGTCAACTCCTTCAGCATCCGCGACACGGAGCGGTTCGACAGCCCCATCAAGCTGCCCTTTAACTTCACGTGGCCG GGGACCTTCTCGCTCATCATCCAGGCCTGGCACGCGCCCGCCAATTACCTGCCGCAAG GCTCGCGGCCGCCGCCGGAGGAGTGGCTCATCAGCCAGATGGCCATCCAGCGGTCGCTGGCGGTGGGCGAGGTCTGGTCTCAGGATGTGCAGAGCAGCCCGCTGACCCAGCTACGCTACTCCTACCGCGTGGTCTGCAGCGAGAACTACTATGGAGAGAGCTGCTCGCGCCTCTGCAAGCGCCGCGACGACCGTTTTGGGCACTACGTCTGCGAGGCGGATGGCAGCCTGACCTGCCTGCCCGGCTGGACCGGCGAGTACTGCACCAAGC CCATCTGTCTGTCTGGATGTGCCGAACAGAATGGATACTGCACCAAGCCTGGAGAGTGCAT CTGTCGTTCTGGTTGGCAAGGCCGCTACTGCGATGAATGCATTCCCCACATAGGCTGCCGCCATGGGACTTGTAAAACACAATGGCAGTGCATATGTGACGAAGGATGGGGTGGCCTCTTCTGTGATCAAG ATCTGAACTACTGCACTCACCACAGACCATGCAAAAACGGAGCAACTTGCATGAACACCGGCCAGGGCAGCTATACGTGTTCATGCAAACCTGGCTTTACTGGTGTTGACTGCGAACACGAGATCAGCGAGTGTGACAGCAATCCCTGTAGGAACGGCGGTAGTTGCACG GATATGGAGAATGGCTATCGCTGCGTCTGCCCCCCTGGCTACTATGGAGCTcactgtgagcacagtgctTTGACGTGTATCGATTCTCCGTGCTTCAATGGAGGCACATGCTTGGAAAAAGAACAAGGGGCCAGCTACACTTGTGTTTGCCCTTTTGGTTTCACAGGGTCAAACTGCGAAAAAAAAGTGGACAGGTGCACAAGCAACCCATGTGCAAATG atggTAATTGCTTTTACCTTGGTCAGATTCGTGTGTGTCGTTGTCGGGCTGGCTTCTCTGGTCAGAAATGTGAGATTAACATCAATGACTGTGCCAGGAGCCCATGTTCCAACGGGGGAACTTGTCATGACCTGATCAATGACTACACCTGCACGTGCTTGCCAGGCTATAGCGGCAGGAACTGTGACATCAAAACCAGAGATGAATGTGCTTCTGGGCCATGTGAGAATGGAGGCACGTGCTACAGTGGACTTTATAGTGCCAACTTTGTCTGCTACTGTCCTTCTGGCTTCATGGGCAGCCGTTGTGAATTACCAGTTTATTCAGTGCCCATCACACTTCCTCCTAAACCAGTCCCCTGGATTGCTATATCCATGGGAGTGGGGCTGGTGGCTTTGCTCATACTGTTCTGCATGATAGCGATGGTCATCAGGCAGATGAGGATGCAACCACAGCAGGACTTGGAGACGATGAACAACCTGTCTGACTTCCAGAAGGACAATCTCATTCCAGCTTCCCAGCTCAAGAAcaccaataaaaataaagaccTCGAAGTGGACTGTGGGCTGGAGAAGTCAAACTATAAACCCAAGAATCATAAACTGGACTACAATCTGGTAAAAGATCTGACGAGTAGAGGGACACAGGAAGATAAATATTACAAAAGTGAAAAGTGTTTAGGAGAGAAGTCTCCACTCCGACTACACAG TGAAAAGCCGGAATGTAGAATATCAGCGATATGTTCTCCAAGGGATTCAATGTACCAGTCCGTCTTTGTGataacagaagaaaggaatgagTGCATCATAGCCACAGAG GTATAA
- the DLL4 gene encoding delta-like protein 4 isoform X2: MRARRACGLTLLLVLLQQSASGSGVFQLKLHEFVNSRGALASGEPCAPHCRTFFRVCLKHFQAVVSPGSCTFGSIITPVLGVNSFSIRDTERFDSPIKLPFNFTWPGTFSLIIQAWHAPANYLPQGSRPPPEEWLISQMAIQRSLAVGEVWSQDVQSSPLTQLRYSYRVVCSENYYGESCSRLCKRRDDRFGHYVCEADGSLTCLPGWTGEYCTKPICLSGCAEQNGYCTKPGECICRSGWQGRYCDECIPHIGCRHGTCKTQWQCICDEGWGGLFCDQDLNYCTHHRPCKNGATCMNTGQGSYTCSCKPGFTGVDCEHEISECDSNPCRNGGSCTDMENGYRCVCPPGYYGAHCEHSALTCIDSPCFNGGTCLEKEQGASYTCVCPFGFTGSNCEKKVDRCTSNPCANDGNCFYLGQIRVCRCRAGFSGQKCEININDCARSPCSNGGTCHDLINDYTCTCLPGYSGRNCDIKTRDECASGPCENGGTCYSGLYSANFVCYCPSGFMGSRCELPVYSVPITLPPKPVPWIAISMGVGLVALLILFCMIAMVIRQMRMQPQQDLETMNNLSDFQKDNLIPASQLKNTNKNKDLEVDCGLEKSNYKPKNHKLDYNLVKDLTSRGTQEDKYYKSEKCLGEKSPLRLHSEKPECRISAICSPRDSMYQSVFVITEERNECIIATEV; the protein is encoded by the exons ATGAGAGCGCGGCGCGCCTGCGGCCTGACGCTGCTGTTAGTGCTTTTGCAGCAG AGCGCGTCCGGCTCCGGCGTCTTCCAGCTGAAGCTGCACGAGTTCGTCAACAGCCGCGGGGCGCTGGCCAGCGGAGAGCCCTGCGCCCCGCACTGCCGCACCTTCTTCCGCGTCTGCCTCAAGCACTTCCAGGCGGTGGTGTCGCCGGGCTCCTGCACCTTCGGCAGCATCATCACCCCGGTGCTGGGGGTCAACTCCTTCAGCATCCGCGACACGGAGCGGTTCGACAGCCCCATCAAGCTGCCCTTTAACTTCACGTGGCCG GGGACCTTCTCGCTCATCATCCAGGCCTGGCACGCGCCCGCCAATTACCTGCCGCAAG GCTCGCGGCCGCCGCCGGAGGAGTGGCTCATCAGCCAGATGGCCATCCAGCGGTCGCTGGCGGTGGGCGAGGTCTGGTCTCAGGATGTGCAGAGCAGCCCGCTGACCCAGCTACGCTACTCCTACCGCGTGGTCTGCAGCGAGAACTACTATGGAGAGAGCTGCTCGCGCCTCTGCAAGCGCCGCGACGACCGTTTTGGGCACTACGTCTGCGAGGCGGATGGCAGCCTGACCTGCCTGCCCGGCTGGACCGGCGAGTACTGCACCAAGC CCATCTGTCTGTCTGGATGTGCCGAACAGAATGGATACTGCACCAAGCCTGGAGAGTGCAT CTGTCGTTCTGGTTGGCAAGGCCGCTACTGCGATGAATGCATTCCCCACATAGGCTGCCGCCATGGGACTTGTAAAACACAATGGCAGTGCATATGTGACGAAGGATGGGGTGGCCTCTTCTGTGATCAAG ATCTGAACTACTGCACTCACCACAGACCATGCAAAAACGGAGCAACTTGCATGAACACCGGCCAGGGCAGCTATACGTGTTCATGCAAACCTGGCTTTACTGGTGTTGACTGCGAACACGAGATCAGCGAGTGTGACAGCAATCCCTGTAGGAACGGCGGTAGTTGCACG GATATGGAGAATGGCTATCGCTGCGTCTGCCCCCCTGGCTACTATGGAGCTcactgtgagcacagtgctTTGACGTGTATCGATTCTCCGTGCTTCAATGGAGGCACATGCTTGGAAAAAGAACAAGGGGCCAGCTACACTTGTGTTTGCCCTTTTGGTTTCACAGGGTCAAACTGCGAAAAAAAAGTGGACAGGTGCACAAGCAACCCATGTGCAAATG atggTAATTGCTTTTACCTTGGTCAGATTCGTGTGTGTCGTTGTCGGGCTGGCTTCTCTGGTCAGAAATGTGAGATTAACATCAATGACTGTGCCAGGAGCCCATGTTCCAACGGGGGAACTTGTCATGACCTGATCAATGACTACACCTGCACGTGCTTGCCAGGCTATAGCGGCAGGAACTGTGACATCAAAACCAGAGATGAATGTGCTTCTGGGCCATGTGAGAATGGAGGCACGTGCTACAGTGGACTTTATAGTGCCAACTTTGTCTGCTACTGTCCTTCTGGCTTCATGGGCAGCCGTTGTGAATTACCAGTTTATTCAGTGCCCATCACACTTCCTCCTAAACCAGTCCCCTGGATTGCTATATCCATGGGAGTGGGGCTGGTGGCTTTGCTCATACTGTTCTGCATGATAGCGATGGTCATCAGGCAGATGAGGATGCAACCACAGCAGGACTTGGAGACGATGAACAACCTGTCTGACTTCCAGAAGGACAATCTCATTCCAGCTTCCCAGCTCAAGAAcaccaataaaaataaagaccTCGAAGTGGACTGTGGGCTGGAGAAGTCAAACTATAAACCCAAGAATCATAAACTGGACTACAATCTGGTAAAAGATCTGACGAGTAGAGGGACACAGGAAGATAAATATTACAAAAGTGAAAAGTGTTTAGGAGAGAAGTCTCCACTCCGACTACACAG TGAAAAGCCGGAATGTAGAATATCAGCGATATGTTCTCCAAGGGATTCAATGTACCAGTCCGTCTTTGTGataacagaagaaaggaatgagTGCATCATAGCCACAGAG GTATAA